CTAGATTTGCTGACAAATCTCCATACACTGCATTATTCGGGGTTGTATAACCATTTGTAAAATTATCCCAATTAATTAAATCCGTTGATTTTGCTGCATCAATATGTGAGCCATACACATAGTAAGTACCCGTTTTCGGATCTTTAATAATAGACGGGTCATGTACTGAAGCATTTCTAAATTCAAGTGGTTCATTATTGCTTTCTTTTTCATATCCGAGGGTACTACTTGGTATCACTAATAATAAAAATAGAAACACAGATAAAAATCTTTTAAGATTTCCTTTCACTTTTTCTCCTCCTTTGTTATCCATACAAAGCTTAACATTCATTTGTAAGTGTAAAATTTAGTATAAACATATACGCATCACAAACCATGCGTACAAGTTGTTCCATTACCTATTACTCAACCTTACAATACCTCCCTTTATTTTTAATTTGTACTTACAACTTAGTATATAAAACGCTTACATCTATAACAATAATACTAATCTACTAATTCTTAGCTATTTCTTTTCCAAGATATTCAGGTAAATATCTACTTTTACCTGGCAATCTATACAAATTTTAATTAACTATAATAATGTATTAACTATAATAAGGTCTTTACTTACTAAAAATATGAATATTGATTTGTTTAAATAATTATTGAAAAATAATTATCTTAGTTAACTAATGAAATAGGTCTAAAGTAACACATGGGGCTTTGATTCTTCATAAAAGTTAATCATGGTGCTAACGGGTTCGGTTTCCGAATACAAAACCGAGAGTATAAATAAGCGGAGTTTTTCCGGTTAAATTGAAGAATGAAACTCGGTTTGGGGGATATAAACGGAATTTTCCCGGTTAAGCACAGTAAAATGGTCCATTTTCATCTTTTTCGATTAAATAGGGGGAATCTTTCCGTCTATCTAATCTATTTTGCATGCTATTTCCTCATTAAGAGGAATTTCTCTGCTTATTTTAGTAGCTTATTTCCTGACGATTCTTGAAGATTTTGAAAAGCTTCATTGTGTGCTTATCTTGGTATGAAAAATGCTTGGAGCATATGACTCCAAGCATTTTTCTTTGCTGATTTACTTGCCAAATTGCTTTTTAATCCTAGTGCGAATTACTATATGAAAAGTAATGTTAATTCATATTTTGTCCTTCAAAACAGAACCGGTTATTATGATGCGGTAACCTTTTTACTTCTATTTAGTTAGTAACTATGTGAGATGTAATCGTATGGTTCCCTGCTTCTCCATCCTGAAGCTGCTGCTTTGCTAGCTTTCGATATAAATCATGTTGTTCTACTAGCTCACGATGTGTCCCCACTCCTGATATGATTCCACCGTCTAACACAACGATTTGATCTGCGTCTACAACCGTTGAGATTCGATGTGCAATAACAAGTGTTGTTCTCCCCTTCATTAAATGCTGAAGAGCTTTTTGGACAAGCAGCTCTGAAGCACTGTCCAAGTTAGAGGTTGCTTCATCTAATAAAAGAATCTTTGGATCACGTATTAAAGCTCGAGCAATCGCAATTCTTTGTCTTTGCCCACCAGATAATTTGATCCCACGCTCCCCAACCTCGGTATCAAAGCCTCCTGGAAGACGGGAAATAAATTCTGAGGCATTGGCAAGCTCTGCTGCTGCTTTCATTTCTTCCTCAGAAACATCTCTTTCTAGTCCGTATATTATATTTTCTCTAATTGTTCCCGACATTAATGGGCTTTCCTGAGATACATAGCTAAATTGACTTCGCCATGACTTTAAATTAAAATCTTTTATATTTGTCTTTCCAAATAAGATTTCTCCTGAGTTTGGAAAATAAAATCTTTCAAGTAAGGCAAATATTGTTGTTTTTCCACTTCCGCTTGGACCAACAAATGCTGTTGTTTTTCCAGTAGGAATTGTTAAAGTCATGTTGTTTAGAATTGAGTTGTCTTTTTTATATCCAAAGGTTACTCCTTTGAATTGGATATCTTGAGAAGGATTTGTGACATGAAGGTGTTCAGCATTTGGTTCTTTATCAGAGGCCAAAATTTGCTGAACTCGCTCAGCTCCCCCATTGCCTTCTGAAAGGCTGTAAAAAAGCCTGCCATTTGACTAAAGGGGACGACAATTTGAAACATATAAATAATGATCGCAACGAGAGATCCGGCTGATAAAGCACCAGATGCGACGCGAACACCGCCATAGCCAATTAATAGAACGAGAACAAGCATCATCGTAAAAGACATTAAAGGAGTAACAACCGCAAGAATTCGTGCTTCTTTTAAACCATATTGAAATAAATGATCGATCCGTTTATTTCCCTTCGTTTGCTCCGTTGTTTCTGCCTGGAAAGCTTTAACTAGGCGAATGTCTGACAAAACTCTCCCTAAGTTTGCAGAAAATCCAGCCATCTCATCTTGAGTTAGTTTTGAGACTTTATACATTTTTTGTCCAAGAGGCATGATGATCGCAATAGAAACTGGAACAGCAATGAGCATGATTAATGTCATCTTCCAGTCTATTATAAGAAGAATAACAACAGATCCAATGATCGTAATTAAGCCAGTAATAAAGGTAATTAAATGCTGCGTAATTAACGTTTTGATAGTATTTGTATCCTGAGTAATTCTGCTCATCGTATCTCCGGATTCATGTTGATCAAAATAAGGAATTGGAGAATGAAGCACATGCTGCCAAAGTCTTTTTCTAATAGATGCAACAATTGATTCCCCTAAATATGTCATAAAATAATACGAAAATCCTGATGAAACAGTTTGCACAACAAAGGCCAAACCTAACAATAGAATAACGGATAATTCTAAGGCTGATTGTGAGAGCTGATCCACCAGTGATTTTGTAAATAGAGGGACAATTAGTCCAGCCCCTGTCTCGAGTAGACTAAGAATAACAGCTACACATAATATTTTAACAGGTGGTTTTGAATCTTTAATTAAAAGCCAGAAAGTACGAACATGCTCACCTTTAGGAAGGTTTTTTCGTTCCGTTTCCATCACTTACATTCACACCTTTCTCTTTTAAATAAACATCTAAAGCCTTTGCCAACCATTCTTCCTCTTCAGCCGAGAATGGTGAATGAAATAGCCATGTATCATCTTCTACTTCTTTCTCTGAAATCTCTTGAACAAACCCTAGATCATCGCCTGTTAATTCTTTAACAAGCACCATCATTTCGCCAATCAGTTCTTGAACTTGATTCTCCTCTGGATCAAGAGTAGATAGCTTTTTCAACTCTGTTGATATTTCTACCCACTTTTTTTCTAATTCCAACTGCTTGCTTTCAGGCACACTATATATTTCATTTACTAATTCTTCATCTATATAACCTTTTAGCCACTCTTTCTGCTCATGTTCCATTTGAATTGTATTGATCAGTGCGATAAAGATAGACGGCTCTATTTCTTGATGATCTTCTACTATGTGAAGCGCATGATCCAATGCCTTAATTACATTTTCAATTTGTTCTTTCTTTTGAACCATCTCCTTCCTCTGAAAAGAAAGAGTGTCCTTTAAGTCCCAAATTTCTTTTTGAAAAAATTCTTTAATTTGCTCCAAAGAATAACCTAAAAATTTGAGAGTAAGAATTCTTTGTAAAGTAACAAAATCTTTATTTGTATAATAGCGTCTTCCCTTTTCTGTTACATAAGAAGGCTTTAAAAGACCTAGTTCATCATAATAGTGTAACGTACGAATTGTTGTTGCTGTTTTCTTTGAAAATTCACCTATGGAATATTTCTCCCCCATGAATGATCCCTCCATTAAAGATTCTATCATCATCATAAATCCTCACGTAACGTAAGAAGCAAGTAAAATGTAATACCTTTTTCATAAATTTTAATCATGCAAGCCAAACACATTAAACCTAATTAGAGTTTCTTACTAACTTCCAAATAATTCAAGTTACTATGAATGAAGAATGATATAATTATAGAGTGATCTTTCAATAAAAAACTTCCCAACTTTATTAGCTAGGAAGTTTTTGTGTTCATTATTATTTTTATACTTTTAAGT
This Metabacillus endolithicus DNA region includes the following protein-coding sequences:
- a CDS encoding MerR family transcriptional regulator gives rise to the protein MGEKYSIGEFSKKTATTIRTLHYYDELGLLKPSYVTEKGRRYYTNKDFVTLQRILTLKFLGYSLEQIKEFFQKEIWDLKDTLSFQRKEMVQKKEQIENVIKALDHALHIVEDHQEIEPSIFIALINTIQMEHEQKEWLKGYIDEELVNEIYSVPESKQLELEKKWVEISTELKKLSTLDPEENQVQELIGEMMVLVKELTGDDLGFVQEISEKEVEDDTWLFHSPFSAEEEEWLAKALDVYLKEKGVNVSDGNGTKKPS